The following proteins come from a genomic window of Helicobacter canadensis MIT 98-5491:
- a CDS encoding leucyl aminopeptidase has product MKIIASQKQGDIKIILLKDKKIPKDLNKDEKEVLEFYGFEGEGSCLVSQSKKFFVGLEKYDYEFPNALSDAIANAICSLKKLKIKSISIEVEKEEEIQKICFGILLGAYSYEEFKGKKTKTTLKEIYLNSNKLDEKILQQRILESEILATSVNYTRDLVNTPPKQATPEYVAKYAEDRAKAVGFECQIYDEKFLKKEKMEAFLAVARASVHKPYLVHLSYKPKCAKEEKLPKFVFVGKGLTYDSGGLSLKPGDYMTTMKADKSGACAVIGILEAIAKLGIKAEVHGILGLAENMIGGDAYKPDDILRARNQKTIEVRNTDAEGRLVLADCLSFAGDLKPDFLIDLATLTGACVVGLGDYTTGIMGYNKKLKEEFAKVAFEVGELTGILPFNPYLKKLLKSEIADLCNIPSSRYGGAITAGMFLGEFVEESLKDKWLHLDIAGPAYVEKAWGMNPFGASGIGVCACVEFVKSKAK; this is encoded by the coding sequence ATGAAAATCATAGCAAGTCAAAAACAAGGTGATATAAAGATTATACTTCTAAAAGACAAAAAAATTCCTAAAGATCTTAATAAAGATGAAAAAGAAGTATTGGAATTTTATGGTTTTGAGGGTGAAGGAAGTTGCTTAGTTAGTCAAAGTAAAAAATTTTTTGTAGGTTTAGAAAAGTATGATTATGAATTTCCTAATGCCTTAAGTGATGCGATTGCAAATGCGATTTGCAGTTTAAAAAAATTAAAAATTAAATCGATTTCTATAGAAGTAGAAAAAGAAGAAGAAATACAAAAGATATGTTTTGGAATCTTGCTTGGAGCTTATAGCTATGAAGAATTTAAAGGCAAAAAAACCAAAACAACTCTTAAAGAGATTTATTTAAATTCCAATAAATTAGATGAAAAAATTTTACAACAACGGATTTTAGAATCAGAAATCTTAGCTACAAGTGTGAATTATACTCGAGATTTAGTAAATACTCCGCCCAAGCAAGCCACTCCAGAGTATGTAGCAAAATATGCAGAAGATCGTGCAAAAGCTGTGGGATTTGAATGTCAAATTTATGATGAAAAATTTTTAAAAAAAGAAAAAATGGAAGCTTTTTTGGCGGTTGCAAGAGCAAGTGTGCATAAGCCTTATTTGGTGCATTTAAGTTATAAGCCAAAATGTGCCAAGGAGGAAAAATTACCTAAATTTGTTTTTGTTGGTAAGGGATTGACATATGATAGTGGTGGGCTTAGTTTGAAGCCTGGTGATTATATGACAACAATGAAAGCAGATAAAAGTGGTGCGTGTGCAGTTATTGGAATCTTAGAAGCTATAGCAAAACTTGGAATCAAAGCAGAAGTGCATGGAATTTTAGGGTTGGCTGAAAATATGATTGGCGGTGATGCCTACAAGCCTGATGATATTTTAAGGGCAAGGAATCAAAAAACAATTGAAGTGCGTAATACAGATGCAGAAGGAAGATTGGTTTTAGCAGATTGCTTGAGTTTTGCAGGTGATTTAAAGCCGGATTTTCTCATTGATTTGGCAACTCTAACAGGGGCTTGTGTTGTAGGATTAGGGGATTACACAACTGGAATTATGGGATACAATAAAAAACTTAAAGAGGAATTTGCTAAAGTGGCTTTTGAGGTTGGAGAATTAACGGGAATCTTGCCTTTTAATCCTTATTTAAAAAAGCTTTTAAAATCTGAAATTGCAGATTTGTGTAACATTCCATCAAGTCGTTATGGAGGTGCAATCACTGCAGGAATGTTTTTAGGAGAATTTGTCGAAGAATCACTTAAAGATAAATGGCTACATTTAGATATCGCAGGTCCTGCATATGTAGAAAAAGCTTGGGGGATGAATCCTTTTGGGGCAAGTGGAATTGGAGTGTGTGCGTGTGTAGAATTTGTCAAAAGTAAAGCAAAATAA
- a CDS encoding DedA family protein, whose protein sequence is MEALFTQWIQEYGYIILFLWSILEGELGLIMAGIMCHTGHMTIPIAILVAGFGGFVGDQIYFYIGRYNKQFIYKQLKTQRRKFAFAHLLLQRYGWPIIFVQRYLYGMRTIIPMSIGVTRYSAKTFAFINLISAMVWAAITILLAYFFGEQLLALVNYGKEHYYIAIPFAILLGGGIYYYLHKVTQKVERKITGEKK, encoded by the coding sequence ATGGAAGCATTATTTACGCAGTGGATTCAAGAATATGGCTATATTATTTTATTTCTCTGGAGTATTTTAGAAGGAGAGCTTGGGCTTATTATGGCTGGAATTATGTGTCATACTGGGCATATGACGATTCCTATTGCAATTTTAGTAGCTGGATTTGGTGGATTTGTGGGGGATCAAATTTATTTTTATATCGGACGATATAATAAGCAATTTATTTATAAACAACTTAAAACTCAACGCAGAAAATTTGCTTTTGCACATTTGCTTTTACAGCGTTATGGTTGGCCTATTATTTTTGTGCAAAGATATTTGTATGGAATGCGAACAATTATTCCTATGAGTATTGGAGTAACACGCTATAGTGCTAAAACTTTTGCTTTTATTAATCTTATTAGTGCGATGGTGTGGGCTGCTATTACGATACTATTAGCTTACTTTTTTGGAGAACAGCTGTTGGCTTTAGTGAATTATGGCAAAGAACATTATTATATCGCCATTCCTTTTGCGATTCTGCTTGGAGGCGGTATTTATTATTATTTGCATAAAGTTACACAAAAAGTGGAGCGAAAAATTACAGGAGAGAAAAAATGA
- a CDS encoding methionine-R-sulfoxide reductase: MYKKLNEEEQRVILHKGTEAPFSGKYENFFDEGIYCCKQCGSALYESKDKFHSGCGWPSFDSCIEGAIREQLDKDGRRIEIVCAKCGGHLGHIFRGEGFTPKNTRHCVNSIALEFQGN; the protein is encoded by the coding sequence ATGTATAAAAAATTAAATGAAGAAGAGCAAAGGGTGATTCTCCATAAAGGCACTGAAGCACCTTTTAGTGGCAAATATGAGAATTTTTTTGATGAGGGAATTTATTGTTGCAAACAATGTGGCAGTGCTTTGTATGAATCTAAAGATAAATTTCATTCGGGTTGCGGTTGGCCTAGCTTTGATTCTTGTATTGAAGGAGCAATTAGAGAGCAACTAGATAAGGATGGTAGAAGGATAGAGATTGTTTGTGCAAAATGCGGTGGGCATTTGGGGCATATTTTTAGAGGAGAAGGCTTTACTCCCAAAAACACTAGACATTGTGTCAATTCTATTGCTTTAGAGTTTCAAGGTAATTAA
- a CDS encoding DedA family protein, whose protein sequence is MQETIDLIVKYGYVILFLYSLGGGFVALVGAAVLSYAGKMDLMASIAVAVVANFLGDLLLFYLARYQKQGMMPYLSKHRRKLAYIHLLMRKYGSIILIVKKYIYGLKTLVPFAVALTNYGFMKFSLYNALGAILWGISIGLFGYFLGEVILQGMDLLGQYPYLAPIFILILFGGIWIWLKKVSTKK, encoded by the coding sequence ATGCAAGAAACGATTGATTTGATTGTGAAATATGGTTATGTGATTTTGTTTTTGTATTCTTTAGGCGGTGGATTTGTAGCACTTGTTGGAGCTGCGGTATTGAGTTATGCAGGTAAAATGGATTTGATGGCAAGTATTGCAGTGGCGGTTGTAGCAAATTTTTTGGGAGATTTATTGCTTTTTTATTTGGCTCGTTATCAAAAGCAAGGAATGATGCCTTATCTCTCTAAGCATAGGAGAAAACTTGCTTACATTCATTTATTAATGCGGAAATATGGTTCAATCATTTTGATAGTTAAAAAATATATTTATGGCTTAAAAACGCTTGTGCCTTTTGCGGTGGCACTAACAAATTATGGCTTTATGAAATTTAGCCTTTATAATGCTTTGGGTGCGATATTATGGGGTATTAGCATTGGGCTTTTTGGGTATTTTTTAGGAGAAGTTATTCTTCAAGGAATGGATTTGTTAGGGCAATATCCGTATTTAGCACCTATCTTTATTTTGATTTTATTTGGTGGAATTTGGATTTGGCTAAAAAAAGTAAGTACAAAAAAATAA
- the truA gene encoding tRNA pseudouridine(38-40) synthase TruA yields MIKVAMRIAYYGGEFFGFQRQKDKITICGVLEEVFRSVGIFDVCMGSGRTDKGVHASAQVISVSIPEFHRDLQRLKQLLNVKLYPWIKIKQIWQVENEFHVRFSVKRRGYCYVLSQKYSPFLALFSHFYPLKNPFLVQESLDIFRGVYDFSAFMKNGGSGCEGSVREIFHTKLLKRGEFYLISFWGNGFLRSQIRLMVGFLLEIDRGNLGIEDLKKQLLGEKIFSIPAPPNGLFLSRVDY; encoded by the coding sequence ATGATAAAAGTTGCAATGCGGATTGCTTATTATGGCGGAGAGTTTTTTGGGTTTCAACGCCAAAAAGATAAGATTACAATTTGTGGAGTTTTAGAAGAAGTTTTTAGAAGTGTTGGAATTTTTGATGTCTGCATGGGGAGTGGGCGAACCGATAAGGGGGTGCATGCTAGTGCGCAAGTTATCTCTGTTAGTATTCCAGAGTTTCATAGGGATTTGCAAAGATTAAAGCAGCTTTTAAATGTAAAGCTTTATCCTTGGATTAAAATTAAGCAAATTTGGCAAGTAGAGAATGAGTTTCATGTGCGATTTAGTGTAAAAAGAAGAGGGTATTGCTATGTGCTTTCTCAAAAGTATTCGCCTTTTTTGGCTTTGTTTTCGCATTTTTATCCTTTAAAAAATCCATTTTTAGTGCAAGAATCTTTGGATATTTTTAGAGGAGTTTATGATTTTAGTGCTTTTATGAAAAATGGCGGCAGTGGGTGTGAAGGAAGTGTGCGAGAAATTTTTCATACAAAGCTTTTAAAAAGAGGCGAATTTTATTTGATTTCTTTTTGGGGAAATGGGTTTTTGCGCTCACAAATTAGACTTATGGTGGGATTCTTGCTTGAAATTGATCGGGGAAATTTAGGGATAGAGGATCTCAAAAAGCAACTTCTTGGGGAGAAAATTTTTAGTATCCCAGCACCTCCTAATGGATTATTCTTAAGTCGCGTAGATTACTAA
- a CDS encoding LptF/LptG family permease has product MRIKNYLFHSFAQIFFPIFFVLFFIASVVIFIRIAGVTFVVQISFFELLSLYFYTLPLMIFFVIPLSFFVACTLSLSRLSFDYELPVLFALGMNPSKIIKIFFPIAALVSFSLFILSLVLTPLSDTAYRQFLEERKNSININLQAGEFGQKLGDWLVYVQKSKEDSSYENIVLLSFAKEGGMIFSDNAKIVNQMGVMEAILEKGSIYRPKEDFVEKILFDTLIIRSSITAIDEVDLGVIGYWKRAFYENDRQKKTLRNLSMYVMMSCFPLVSLFFFPLLGVKNPRYQKNYTILQAMGVIGIFYALMYLFASYLPLLGMFIFPIIWLLLGYLLFERVIKKYY; this is encoded by the coding sequence TTGCGAATTAAAAATTATTTATTCCACAGCTTTGCACAAATTTTCTTTCCTATTTTTTTTGTATTATTTTTTATTGCTTCTGTGGTGATTTTTATTCGCATTGCAGGTGTAACTTTTGTTGTGCAAATTAGCTTTTTTGAGCTACTTTCTTTGTATTTTTATACCTTGCCTTTGATGATTTTTTTTGTGATACCTTTGAGTTTTTTCGTAGCTTGCACTCTTTCTCTCTCAAGGCTTTCTTTTGATTATGAATTACCAGTTTTATTTGCTTTGGGAATGAATCCAAGCAAAATTATTAAGATATTCTTTCCTATTGCTGCTTTAGTGAGTTTTTCACTTTTTATTCTTTCTTTGGTTTTAACTCCTCTAAGTGATACGGCTTATAGGCAGTTTTTGGAGGAGCGTAAAAATAGTATTAATATTAATCTCCAAGCAGGGGAATTTGGGCAGAAACTTGGGGATTGGCTTGTTTATGTGCAAAAAAGCAAGGAAGATTCAAGTTATGAAAATATTGTTTTGCTATCTTTTGCTAAAGAGGGTGGAATGATTTTTTCAGACAATGCAAAAATTGTTAATCAAATGGGGGTTATGGAAGCAATTTTGGAAAAAGGATCGATTTATCGTCCTAAAGAGGATTTTGTTGAGAAGATTTTGTTTGATACTTTGATAATTCGTAGTAGCATTACTGCCATTGATGAAGTGGATTTGGGAGTGATTGGTTATTGGAAAAGAGCTTTTTATGAAAACGATCGTCAAAAAAAGACTTTAAGAAATTTAAGTATGTATGTTATGATGTCGTGTTTTCCGCTAGTTAGTTTATTTTTCTTTCCGCTTTTGGGAGTAAAAAATCCGCGTTATCAAAAAAATTATACTATTTTGCAAGCCATGGGAGTGATTGGGATTTTTTATGCATTGATGTATTTGTTTGCAAGTTATTTACCTCTTTTGGGAATGTTTATATTTCCTATAATATGGCTTTTGTTGGGCTATTTACTTTTTGAAAGAGTGATTAAAAAGTATTATTAA
- a CDS encoding prepilin peptidase, producing the protein MEIVFIFIIGAIFGSFANVLIFRIPQNMSIILPFSFCPRCKKSLGFMDKIPMVSYLILGGKCRYCGEKIPKWYLLGEVLGGIFGVFSFYCFGNLGIVGFFLFLFFYVLSVIDWRFLEIPDCLNFLNLALAVCFGGFLGESFFIENLLIESCLNALLFMGIASFLRLFVGSLLQKEVMGEGDIIVFGTLGASLGVVFGGLSIVIGSCYALVWILLSKKSMLPFVPFLFLGFCSAVLLRYVL; encoded by the coding sequence ATGGAGATTGTTTTTATTTTTATCATAGGTGCTATTTTTGGGTCTTTTGCCAATGTGTTGATTTTTAGGATTCCACAAAATATGAGCATTATTTTACCTTTTTCTTTTTGCCCTAGATGCAAGAAAAGTCTTGGTTTTATGGATAAAATCCCTATGGTTTCTTATTTGATTTTAGGAGGGAAATGTCGCTATTGTGGCGAGAAGATTCCTAAGTGGTATTTGCTTGGTGAAGTTTTAGGTGGAATTTTTGGAGTTTTTAGTTTTTATTGTTTTGGAAACTTAGGCATAGTTGGATTTTTTTTATTTTTATTTTTTTATGTTTTAAGTGTGATAGATTGGCGATTTTTAGAAATACCAGATTGTCTAAATTTTTTAAATCTCGCATTAGCGGTTTGTTTTGGTGGATTTTTAGGGGAGTCTTTTTTTATTGAGAATCTTTTGATTGAATCTTGCTTGAATGCACTTTTGTTTATGGGTATAGCAAGTTTTTTACGATTATTTGTGGGAAGTTTGCTGCAAAAAGAGGTGATGGGAGAAGGAGATATTATTGTTTTTGGAACACTTGGGGCGAGTTTGGGTGTTGTTTTTGGGGGATTGTCTATTGTAATTGGGAGTTGTTATGCACTTGTATGGATTTTGTTGAGTAAAAAATCAATGTTGCCCTTTGTGCCATTTTTATTTTTGGGATTTTGTAGTGCGGTTTTGTTGAGATATGTATTATAA
- the nadD gene encoding nicotinate (nicotinamide) nucleotide adenylyltransferase: protein MQKIAVFGGSFDPPHLGHLKIIQTIFNSLEVERLFIVPTFLNPFKSHSLFSPQKRLEWIKILTQDLASPITLLDFEIQQNKPTPTYETINFIQQTYKPKKIYLIIGADNLENLPKWHHYEKLKNQVEFVIIPRLHYKIDSDFKTLPMQPISISSTQIRDSLQKRDFKILESIPKAITQDILKEFNCKKIDNPLSNSSYKS, encoded by the coding sequence ATGCAAAAAATTGCAGTTTTTGGAGGTTCTTTTGATCCACCACATTTAGGGCATTTAAAAATCATTCAAACCATTTTTAATTCCTTAGAAGTGGAGAGACTTTTTATTGTCCCTACTTTTTTAAATCCCTTTAAAAGCCACTCTCTTTTTTCCCCACAGAAACGCCTAGAGTGGATTAAGATTCTAACCCAAGATTTAGCTTCACCCATTACCCTTTTAGATTTTGAAATCCAACAAAACAAACCAACTCCAACTTATGAAACAATCAATTTTATCCAACAAACTTATAAACCCAAAAAAATCTACCTCATCATTGGTGCAGACAATCTAGAGAATCTTCCCAAATGGCATCATTACGAAAAACTAAAAAATCAAGTAGAATTTGTTATAATTCCAAGATTACATTATAAAATTGATTCTGATTTTAAAACTTTGCCTATGCAACCTATTTCCATTAGCTCAACACAAATAAGAGATTCTTTGCAAAAGCGAGATTTTAAGATTTTAGAATCTATTCCAAAAGCTATTACTCAAGATATTTTAAAGGAATTCAATTGCAAGAAAATAGACAACCCATTATCAAATTCATCATACAAATCCTAG
- the rsfS gene encoding ribosome silencing factor encodes MQENRQPIIKFIIQILEDKKGENIEVFDLKNTDYFVDYVIITTAFVDKHALALLDSLKKELKQKNETFFHIDEENPEWIVADLGDIIVHIFTENQRKKFNLEEFLSKMAAQKN; translated from the coding sequence TTGCAAGAAAATAGACAACCCATTATCAAATTCATCATACAAATCCTAGAAGATAAAAAAGGTGAAAATATTGAAGTATTTGACTTAAAAAATACTGATTATTTTGTAGATTATGTTATTATTACAACTGCTTTTGTAGATAAACACGCCCTTGCCTTGCTTGATTCTTTAAAAAAGGAATTAAAACAAAAGAATGAAACTTTCTTTCATATTGATGAAGAAAATCCCGAATGGATTGTTGCAGATTTAGGTGATATTATTGTGCATATCTTTACAGAAAATCAACGCAAAAAATTCAACCTAGAGGAATTTCTCTCTAAAATGGCGGCACAAAAGAATTAA
- a CDS encoding SDR family NAD(P)-dependent oxidoreductase, whose product MVVLVTGASVGFGREIARIFAKNGHKVIALARRKEKLESLQKEIGNCAIIACDICDREAVKLGLKSLPKEYQEIDVLVNNAGLALGLERASECNIEDWDQMIEVNIKALTYITRLILPQMVERKSGHIITIGSIAGRYPYPGGNVYGASKAFVRQFALNLRADLAGTNVRVSDIEPGLASDSEFSLVRFKGDMKQVEALYRDSNALKPQDVAEAVYWVATLPKHVNINTLEMMPTSQSFAALNVYKGDKA is encoded by the coding sequence ATGGTTGTTTTAGTAACAGGTGCTTCAGTGGGTTTTGGGAGAGAGATTGCAAGAATTTTTGCAAAAAATGGGCATAAGGTGATTGCTCTAGCAAGACGCAAAGAAAAATTAGAATCATTGCAAAAAGAAATTGGGAATTGTGCGATAATAGCTTGTGATATTTGTGATAGGGAGGCAGTGAAACTAGGCTTAAAGTCACTACCCAAAGAATATCAAGAAATTGATGTTTTAGTGAATAATGCGGGGTTGGCATTAGGGCTTGAGAGAGCAAGTGAATGCAATATTGAAGATTGGGATCAGATGATTGAAGTGAATATCAAGGCTTTGACATATATAACACGCCTTATATTGCCTCAAATGGTGGAGAGAAAAAGCGGTCATATTATTACAATAGGTTCAATTGCAGGAAGATATCCTTATCCTGGGGGTAATGTTTATGGAGCAAGTAAGGCTTTTGTGAGACAATTTGCGCTTAATTTGAGAGCGGATTTGGCAGGAACAAATGTAAGAGTAAGCGATATTGAGCCTGGGCTTGCTAGTGATAGTGAATTTTCTTTGGTGCGATTTAAGGGAGATATGAAGCAAGTGGAAGCGCTTTATAGAGATTCTAATGCACTAAAACCGCAAGATGTTGCAGAAGCGGTTTATTGGGTGGCAACTTTGCCAAAACATGTAAATATTAATACTTTAGAAATGATGCCAACTTCACAGAGTTTTGCAGCATTAAATGTTTATAAAGGCGACAAAGCTTAA
- a CDS encoding tetratricopeptide repeat protein produces the protein MLLKNKILIILVSGVCLFLVLVGCLPRIKIDFSNNTYKEIENLEDIYIVQAYAALDSQDYKVAQENLTKAYELTKNEAYLKEIIGILILKKEWAEAKKIVLEYQRKYPKDREMQQMLIEILGNMGDFKAANQEVQKLLKQDRNAQNLEIASSIYFLQNDYQKAIAYLRESYLLSGNEQIANKLASIYLLFLKDRNKAIGVYEEHIKKYGISQNIGERLALVYLEDKKVLDAARIYQNLYKATHDSKYARFALEIYFKGNYFSQARKFLEQNPNIQSRDEFLLEIYRLTKEHKKAIALLQKLYVENGNVDYLALEAMLIYENAQNRNNIILLRQVTNKFEEVVKKSNNALYWNYYGYLLIDHNLDIKKGVQCVQEALKQEPNNPYFLDSLAWGYYKLSDCKNAQTIMQKITQEDLQKEKEIYEHFRLIQQCKI, from the coding sequence GTGTTATTAAAAAATAAAATTTTGATTATTTTAGTGAGCGGAGTTTGTTTGTTTTTGGTATTGGTAGGTTGTTTGCCTAGAATAAAGATTGATTTTTCTAATAATACTTATAAGGAAATTGAGAATTTAGAAGATATTTATATTGTTCAAGCCTATGCGGCTTTAGATTCACAAGACTATAAAGTAGCACAAGAAAATCTAACTAAGGCTTATGAATTAACAAAAAATGAAGCTTATCTAAAAGAAATCATCGGGATTTTGATACTTAAAAAAGAATGGGCAGAAGCTAAAAAAATAGTGCTAGAGTATCAGAGAAAATACCCTAAAGATAGAGAAATGCAACAGATGCTAATTGAAATTTTAGGAAATATGGGAGATTTTAAAGCTGCCAATCAAGAGGTTCAAAAATTGCTCAAACAAGATAGAAATGCTCAAAATTTGGAAATTGCTTCTTCTATTTATTTTTTGCAAAATGATTATCAAAAAGCTATTGCTTATTTAAGAGAATCTTATTTGCTAAGTGGAAATGAACAGATTGCCAATAAGCTTGCTTCAATTTATTTGCTTTTTTTGAAAGATAGAAATAAAGCAATTGGGGTTTATGAAGAACATATTAAAAAATATGGTATTTCACAAAATATTGGTGAGAGACTAGCTTTAGTTTATTTAGAAGATAAAAAAGTTCTTGATGCAGCAAGAATCTATCAAAATCTCTATAAAGCAACTCACGATTCAAAATACGCTCGTTTTGCTTTAGAGATTTATTTTAAGGGTAATTATTTTAGCCAAGCAAGGAAATTTTTGGAGCAAAATCCAAATATTCAATCAAGAGATGAGTTTTTATTGGAAATTTATCGCCTTACAAAAGAACATAAAAAGGCTATCGCATTACTACAAAAGCTTTATGTAGAAAATGGCAATGTGGATTATCTTGCTTTAGAGGCGATGTTGATTTATGAAAATGCGCAGAATCGCAATAATATAATACTTTTAAGGCAAGTAACTAATAAATTTGAAGAAGTGGTAAAAAAATCCAATAATGCTTTATATTGGAATTATTATGGATATTTATTGATTGATCATAATTTGGATATAAAAAAAGGAGTTCAATGTGTGCAAGAAGCTTTAAAACAAGAGCCAAATAATCCTTATTTTTTAGATTCTTTAGCATGGGGTTATTATAAACTTAGTGATTGTAAAAACGCTCAAACAATTATGCAAAAAATTACTCAAGAAGATTTACAAAAAGAAAAAGAAATTTATGAGCATTTTAGATTAATACAGCAATGTAAGATTTAA
- a CDS encoding YkgJ family cysteine cluster protein — protein sequence MLKEEGFLFDFDFTKCQECGGKCCKGESGYIFVTPNEIQKIAQSLQMDFEKFCLKYVKKVGYRYSLIEKKEEKGEGYACVFFDEVKGQCQIYENRPKQCVKFPFWDCYKENFETLIEECIGVIKK from the coding sequence ATGCTAAAAGAAGAGGGATTTTTGTTTGATTTTGATTTTACAAAATGCCAAGAATGTGGTGGAAAATGCTGCAAGGGAGAAAGTGGCTATATTTTTGTAACTCCAAATGAAATTCAAAAAATTGCTCAATCTTTGCAAATGGATTTTGAGAAATTTTGCTTAAAATATGTCAAAAAGGTTGGTTATCGTTATTCTTTGATTGAAAAGAAAGAAGAAAAGGGAGAGGGTTATGCCTGTGTATTTTTTGATGAAGTAAAAGGGCAATGTCAAATCTATGAAAATCGCCCAAAACAATGCGTAAAATTTCCATTTTGGGATTGTTATAAAGAGAATTTTGAAACTTTGATAGAGGAATGTATCGGTGTTATTAAAAAATAA
- a CDS encoding tRNA1(Val) (adenine(37)-N6)-methyltransferase, which produces MQIYQPKDGYCYNSDTLFLYDFALKYFKPKKQVLEVGSGSGVLGLLCAKEVEMDLTMIEKNPKMLELCQHNLRINGVEAKLMGGDFLEYNFLDLKFDYILSNPPFYHNGVIRSKNKDICLARYEENLPFSSMVKKINALLKPQGEFIFCYDSRESFKVFGILFEFKIRPIIVRYVHPRENEEATLLLCRAKKNSKSQMQILSPLLTHQDNEFSKEVQEIYKRANTWSIKC; this is translated from the coding sequence ATGCAAATTTATCAGCCTAAAGATGGATATTGTTATAATAGCGATACTTTGTTTTTGTATGATTTTGCATTAAAATATTTTAAGCCTAAAAAACAGGTTTTAGAAGTGGGTTCTGGTAGTGGTGTGCTTGGACTTCTTTGTGCAAAAGAAGTGGAAATGGATTTAACTATGATTGAGAAAAATCCCAAAATGCTTGAATTATGCCAACATAATCTTAGGATTAATGGCGTTGAGGCAAAATTAATGGGTGGAGATTTTTTGGAATATAATTTTTTAGATTTAAAATTTGATTACATTCTTAGCAATCCCCCTTTTTATCATAATGGTGTGATTCGCAGTAAAAATAAAGATATTTGCCTTGCAAGATATGAAGAAAATTTACCTTTTAGTTCTATGGTTAAAAAAATAAATGCTTTGTTAAAACCGCAAGGAGAATTTATTTTTTGCTATGATAGTAGGGAAAGTTTTAAGGTTTTTGGTATATTATTTGAATTTAAAATAAGACCTATTATAGTGCGTTATGTGCATCCTAGAGAGAATGAGGAAGCAACATTGTTGCTCTGTAGAGCAAAAAAGAATTCTAAAAGCCAAATGCAAATCTTGTCTCCTCTTTTGACACATCAAGACAATGAATTTTCAAAAGAAGTGCAAGAAATTTATAAACGGGCTAATACTTGGAGTATCAAATGCTAA
- a CDS encoding LPP20 family lipoprotein — translation MATKKTISLVLAGMLFGTSLFAAQVNTATTTSEVSPIGNVSLQANRNSNVPTNLQGIEVGGDDIVIPNAPIITPSSIIEISAIGMGVAPESTVSPAQALALAKRAAIVDAYRQIGEKMYGIRVNAQDTVRDMVLKNSTVKTKVMAVIRNAEIIETIYKDGLCQVNMELKLDGKRWYRILTGENF, via the coding sequence ATGGCAACAAAAAAAACAATTTCATTGGTTTTGGCAGGAATGCTTTTTGGAACAAGTTTGTTTGCTGCACAAGTTAATACAGCGACAACAACGAGTGAAGTTAGCCCTATTGGCAATGTAAGCTTACAAGCAAACAGAAACTCTAATGTGCCAACTAATTTACAAGGTATAGAAGTTGGGGGAGATGATATTGTGATTCCAAATGCGCCTATCATTACGCCTTCTAGCATTATTGAGATTAGTGCTATTGGTATGGGTGTCGCTCCAGAATCAACGGTTTCTCCAGCACAAGCTTTGGCGTTAGCTAAAAGAGCTGCAATTGTTGATGCGTATAGACAAATTGGTGAGAAAATGTATGGAATTAGAGTAAATGCACAAGATACTGTTAGAGATATGGTGCTAAAAAATTCCACAGTTAAAACTAAAGTAATGGCGGTAATTAGAAATGCTGAAATTATCGAAACTATTTACAAAGATGGTTTATGCCAAGTTAATATGGAATTAAAACTTGATGGAAAAAGATGGTATCGTATCTTAACAGGCGAAAATTTTTAA